The following proteins are co-located in the Micromonospora coriariae genome:
- a CDS encoding N-acetylglutaminylglutamine amidotransferase has protein sequence MCGISGEARFDGRPPDAAAVTRMTEAMRSRGPDGEGLFTDGWVTLGHRRLTIIDLSDAGGQPMVRDDLGLALVFNGCIYNYPELREELTHAGYAFHSTSDTEVILVAYAHWGDRFVDHLVGMFAIGLVDRARRRLVLARDRLGIKPLYLAETPGRLRFASTLPALLRAGDVDTSIDPVALHHYLSWHSIVPAPRTVLRGVRKLPPATLRVIEADGRSREEVYWRPDYVREPADAGMDAADWRAAIGDALRTAVRRRLVADVPVGVLLSGGLDSSLIVALLAEAGQRHLRTFSIGFDSRDGESGDEFHYSDLVARAYDTDHDRIRLSNDDLVPAVRRAVQAMAEPMGSHDVVAFHLLSEQVAQHVKVAQSGQGADEVFAGYGYHQPLTEVPRHGAAETFAAAFFDRDHDELRRIVGPAYALDHDASRDLLTEHLAAPGAQTALDAVLRLDTHLMLPDDPVKRVDNMSMAWGLEVRTPFLDQDLVTLAAQCPPEHKVAQGGKGVLKEVAREVLPAEVIDRPKGYFPVPALRNVDGPVRELVAEALQAPAARERGLFRPEYVARLLAEPDRAEAAAGSNKLWQLGLLELWLQTHDIR, from the coding sequence ATGTGCGGGATCAGCGGCGAGGCCCGGTTCGACGGCAGGCCGCCCGACGCGGCGGCGGTCACCCGGATGACCGAGGCGATGCGGTCACGCGGCCCGGACGGCGAGGGCCTGTTCACGGACGGCTGGGTGACCCTCGGGCACCGCCGGCTGACCATCATCGACCTGTCCGACGCGGGCGGCCAGCCGATGGTGCGCGACGACCTGGGCCTGGCACTGGTCTTCAACGGCTGCATCTACAACTATCCCGAGCTGCGCGAGGAACTGACCCACGCCGGGTACGCCTTCCACTCCACCAGCGACACCGAGGTGATCCTGGTGGCGTACGCGCACTGGGGTGACCGCTTCGTCGACCACCTGGTCGGCATGTTCGCGATCGGGCTGGTCGACCGGGCCCGGCGGCGGCTGGTGCTGGCCCGTGACCGACTCGGCATCAAACCGCTCTACCTCGCCGAGACACCCGGGCGGCTGCGGTTCGCCTCCACCCTGCCCGCGTTGCTGCGCGCCGGTGACGTGGACACCAGCATCGACCCGGTGGCACTGCACCACTACCTGTCCTGGCACTCCATCGTGCCCGCGCCACGGACCGTGCTGCGCGGCGTACGCAAGCTGCCGCCGGCCACCCTGCGGGTGATCGAGGCGGACGGGCGCAGCCGGGAGGAGGTGTACTGGCGGCCGGACTACGTGCGGGAACCGGCCGACGCCGGCATGGACGCCGCCGACTGGCGGGCCGCCATCGGGGACGCGCTGCGCACCGCGGTACGCCGGCGGCTGGTCGCGGACGTGCCGGTGGGGGTGCTGCTCTCCGGCGGACTGGACTCCAGCCTCATCGTGGCGCTGCTCGCCGAGGCCGGCCAGCGGCACCTGCGCACGTTCAGCATCGGCTTCGACAGCCGCGACGGCGAGTCCGGCGACGAGTTCCACTACTCCGACCTGGTGGCCCGCGCGTACGACACCGACCACGACCGGATCCGGCTGTCCAACGACGACCTGGTGCCCGCCGTGCGGCGCGCCGTCCAGGCAATGGCTGAGCCGATGGGCAGCCACGACGTCGTCGCCTTCCACCTGCTCTCGGAGCAGGTGGCCCAGCACGTGAAGGTGGCCCAGTCCGGGCAGGGCGCCGACGAGGTGTTCGCCGGGTACGGCTACCACCAGCCACTGACCGAGGTGCCGCGGCACGGCGCCGCCGAGACGTTCGCCGCCGCATTCTTCGACCGTGACCACGACGAGCTGCGCCGGATCGTCGGCCCGGCGTACGCGCTGGACCACGACGCCAGCCGCGACCTGCTGACCGAGCACCTCGCCGCCCCCGGTGCGCAGACCGCGCTGGACGCGGTGCTGCGCCTGGACACCCACCTGATGCTGCCGGACGACCCGGTCAAGCGGGTGGACAACATGAGCATGGCGTGGGGCCTGGAGGTGCGCACTCCGTTCCTCGACCAGGACCTGGTCACCCTGGCCGCGCAGTGCCCGCCGGAGCACAAGGTGGCCCAGGGTGGCAAGGGCGTGCTGAAGGAGGTCGCCCGGGAGGTGCTGCCGGCCGAGGTCATCGACCGGCCGAAGGGCTACTTCCCGGTGCCGGCGCTGCGCAACGTGGACGGGCCGGTGCGGGAGCTGGTGGCCGAGGCGTTGCAGGCGCCGGCCGCGCGGGAGCGGGGGCTGTTCCGCCCGGAGTACGTGGCACGGCTGCTCGCCGAGCCGGACCGGGCCGAGGCGGCGGCCGGCAGCAACAAGCTGTGGCAGCTCGGGCTGCTGGAACTCTGGCTCCAGACACACGACATCCGCTGA
- a CDS encoding NACHT domain-containing protein — translation MRRPMWKWGLLTVVAALAAGGTGWVWLRYDFEKVNWAWGVIAGFVAVYVVLDQVFTNRPAASTALVTHRRAVADQLADLVRRDPSDDTVLRAVDEPYPLPVRWSTAPARLLPSWRAIGRSSDAVPLDLSGRDGALWTRYRSIPSGRLLLLGSAGSGKSITALRMARELPAHREPDTPVPVPTPVASWDPDREGFTDWLVDRIARRYPQLAAEHPHPEAVLRDLVEAGLLVPVLDGLDEMPEQRLVSCLEQLNALATQRFVLTCRSSVYERYLTQGQKLRGTAVVVLEPLSPAEVADYLVDAAPYHQAKNWSTVAATIGDDTELTGVLSTPLMVAMARSAFDQPGTDPRDLVPLAREQGRWSVEDDLLTRAVDAALRSGRGGQGLRRWEPDTSRRYLAFLAAHLESLDQREFRWWQLPAALPGPFWAIFDGLRSGLAVWVALSYAHDALTESAALVSDIGTRHLLNAIARNPHGLAVAAFLLAACAALLRGRTARDTPRRVLFVGGRRALRYGLIAGLVGGAFWAFATLTLLSTVTPSPELVRLLDGVPGLPAWSDPVRGAVVVGVLFWTYSAVTAGLRVDVAAPAAELGATSAAETIDADRAASVASALTTVATAVLRLLVAVAVLRLGGLLPAAPPMTSLAYAGMGLGLAWWLHRRGGAAWIRFTVGKAMLAARGRTPFQLLAFLAYAESVGLLRHGAGAYRFRHGRLQSRLAAGSLTGRRGSRLREEFGIELARAGYWTEALGAFAAVARARAESIGSVDRLTVAALRKALLAGAAAGQWTRLADLLALMPAPTTPSTTTPVSAQRERIARLLTANAPLPELRAAAEQLRHLDDDDTRADRGTDEFLAALHFAEGDTDAARALLGRLLASGSAGDGAGRSVPLAAGLLARLLLDDGDPEAAVVVCHHELLLTDQAPDRADLLLLQTWNWSVQVLRQVTDEPGEVLRRVRAALAEQRERRFALTRRELAEIGLQACHASVGHATLGPLAVAASRRLVGVLADPEIVVRTARRSAPMWHAG, via the coding sequence GTGCGGCGTCCGATGTGGAAGTGGGGCCTGCTGACCGTCGTCGCCGCACTGGCGGCCGGCGGGACAGGCTGGGTCTGGCTGCGCTACGACTTCGAGAAGGTCAACTGGGCCTGGGGCGTCATCGCCGGGTTCGTCGCCGTCTACGTCGTCCTGGACCAGGTCTTCACCAACCGGCCGGCGGCGTCCACGGCGCTCGTCACGCACCGACGTGCCGTCGCGGACCAGCTCGCCGATCTGGTCCGGCGCGACCCCAGCGACGACACGGTGCTCCGCGCCGTCGATGAGCCGTACCCGCTGCCCGTGCGCTGGTCCACCGCGCCGGCCCGCCTGTTGCCGTCCTGGCGGGCGATCGGCCGCTCCAGCGACGCAGTCCCGCTGGACCTGTCCGGCCGCGACGGCGCGCTCTGGACCCGATACCGCAGCATCCCGTCCGGACGGCTGCTCCTGCTCGGCAGCGCCGGTTCCGGGAAGTCGATCACCGCCTTGCGAATGGCCCGGGAGCTGCCGGCGCACCGCGAGCCCGACACCCCCGTCCCGGTGCCGACACCGGTCGCGTCATGGGACCCCGACCGGGAGGGCTTCACCGACTGGCTGGTCGACCGGATCGCCCGGCGGTACCCGCAGCTCGCCGCCGAGCACCCCCACCCGGAGGCGGTGCTACGCGACCTCGTCGAGGCGGGCCTGTTGGTGCCCGTCCTGGACGGCCTGGACGAGATGCCCGAGCAGCGGTTGGTCTCCTGCCTGGAGCAGTTGAACGCCCTGGCCACCCAGCGGTTCGTGCTCACCTGCCGATCATCGGTGTACGAGCGCTACCTCACTCAGGGACAGAAGCTGCGCGGCACTGCCGTCGTGGTGCTGGAACCGCTGAGCCCCGCCGAGGTGGCCGACTATCTGGTCGACGCGGCCCCGTATCACCAGGCGAAGAACTGGTCCACCGTAGCCGCCACCATCGGGGACGACACCGAACTGACCGGCGTACTGTCCACACCGCTGATGGTGGCGATGGCGCGCAGCGCCTTCGACCAGCCCGGCACCGACCCGCGCGACCTCGTCCCGCTGGCCCGGGAGCAGGGTCGCTGGTCGGTGGAGGACGACTTGCTGACCCGGGCCGTCGATGCCGCACTGCGCTCCGGGCGGGGCGGCCAGGGGCTGCGCCGGTGGGAGCCGGACACGTCCCGGCGGTACCTCGCCTTCCTCGCCGCGCACCTGGAATCACTCGACCAGCGCGAGTTCCGCTGGTGGCAACTGCCCGCCGCGCTGCCCGGTCCGTTCTGGGCGATCTTCGACGGCCTGCGCAGCGGGCTGGCCGTTTGGGTAGCACTCTCGTACGCCCATGACGCGCTCACCGAGAGCGCCGCGCTCGTGAGCGACATCGGCACGCGCCACCTGCTGAACGCGATCGCCCGCAATCCCCACGGCCTGGCCGTCGCGGCCTTCCTGCTAGCCGCGTGCGCCGCGCTGCTGCGCGGTCGCACGGCGCGGGACACGCCTCGTCGGGTGCTGTTCGTCGGCGGCCGGCGGGCCCTGCGGTACGGGCTGATCGCCGGCCTGGTCGGGGGCGCGTTCTGGGCGTTCGCCACCCTGACCCTGCTGTCGACCGTCACCCCGTCGCCGGAGCTGGTCCGGTTGCTGGACGGGGTGCCGGGCCTGCCGGCGTGGTCCGACCCGGTGCGCGGCGCGGTGGTGGTCGGTGTCCTCTTCTGGACGTACAGCGCCGTCACGGCCGGCCTGCGGGTCGACGTCGCCGCTCCCGCCGCCGAGCTGGGTGCCACCAGCGCGGCGGAAACCATCGACGCGGACCGTGCGGCGAGCGTCGCGTCCGCTCTCACCACCGTCGCCACCGCAGTCCTGCGCCTGCTCGTCGCCGTGGCGGTGCTTCGGTTGGGCGGGCTGCTGCCGGCCGCGCCGCCGATGACGTCGCTGGCGTACGCCGGAATGGGTCTGGGGCTGGCCTGGTGGCTGCACCGGCGCGGCGGTGCCGCCTGGATCCGGTTCACGGTGGGGAAGGCCATGCTCGCCGCAAGAGGACGCACCCCCTTCCAGCTGCTGGCGTTCCTGGCCTACGCGGAGTCGGTCGGCCTGCTGCGACACGGCGCCGGCGCGTACCGGTTCCGGCACGGCCGCCTGCAGAGTCGGCTGGCCGCCGGGTCGCTGACCGGGCGGCGGGGCAGCCGGCTGCGGGAGGAGTTCGGCATCGAGCTGGCCCGGGCCGGCTACTGGACCGAGGCGCTGGGCGCCTTCGCCGCCGTCGCACGGGCCAGGGCGGAGAGCATCGGGTCGGTCGATCGCCTGACCGTGGCGGCGCTGCGCAAGGCGCTGCTGGCCGGGGCCGCCGCCGGGCAGTGGACCCGCCTCGCGGACCTGCTGGCGCTGATGCCCGCACCGACCACACCCAGCACCACCACGCCAGTGTCCGCGCAGCGTGAGCGGATCGCCCGGCTGCTCACCGCCAACGCGCCGCTTCCCGAGCTGCGGGCCGCCGCCGAGCAACTGCGCCACCTTGATGACGACGACACGCGAGCGGATCGCGGCACCGACGAGTTCCTGGCGGCCCTGCACTTCGCCGAAGGCGACACCGACGCGGCACGGGCCCTGCTGGGCCGGTTGCTCGCCAGCGGCAGCGCCGGCGACGGCGCCGGCCGATCCGTGCCCCTTGCGGCCGGGCTGCTGGCCCGCCTCCTTCTCGACGACGGCGACCCCGAGGCCGCCGTCGTCGTCTGCCACCACGAGCTGTTGCTCACCGACCAGGCTCCCGACCGCGCCGACCTCCTGCTGCTGCAGACGTGGAACTGGTCGGTCCAGGTGCTGCGCCAGGTCACCGACGAACCGGGCGAGGTGCTGCGGCGGGTCCGCGCCGCGCTCGCCGAGCAACGCGAGCGGCGTTTCGCGCTGACCCGGCGGGAGCTGGCGGAGATCGGGCTGCAGGCGTGCCACGCGTCCGTCGGGCACGCGACGCTCGGGCCGCTCGCGGTGGCGGCCAGCCGGCGACTGGTCGGCGTCCTCGCCGACCCCGAGATCGTGGTACGGACCGCCCGGCGCAGCGCACCGATGTGGCACGCCGGCTAG
- a CDS encoding TetR family transcriptional regulator, which produces MTADPADDTRTRILRAALDLFAEQGYQRTSLRQIGERLRLTKAAILYHFPAKEHLLAALVEPLLADLEALLDAAQEQPTEQARWTVLEGWVDTILAHRRPLGMLFHDIALVGRNDTYHRLMRIAMRANDLIAGPAAGRRERVRAVQAVAACSDPVVFFTDVPDEVLRADMLDGVRRLLAAPSAPTAGTSGVGAGERRRRPGRPRALGREQVEAARRMHAAGTHSVDAIAATLGVSRATVYRHLDEQ; this is translated from the coding sequence ATGACCGCCGATCCCGCGGACGACACCCGCACCCGGATCCTGCGCGCCGCGCTCGACCTCTTCGCCGAACAGGGCTACCAGCGCACCTCGCTGCGCCAGATCGGCGAGCGGCTGCGGCTGACCAAGGCCGCGATCCTGTACCACTTCCCGGCCAAGGAGCACCTGCTCGCGGCACTGGTCGAGCCGCTGCTGGCCGACCTGGAGGCGCTGCTCGACGCGGCCCAGGAGCAGCCCACCGAGCAGGCCCGGTGGACGGTGCTGGAGGGCTGGGTGGACACCATACTGGCCCACCGTCGGCCGCTCGGCATGCTCTTCCACGACATCGCGTTGGTCGGTCGGAACGACACGTACCACCGGTTGATGAGGATCGCGATGCGGGCCAACGACCTCATCGCCGGACCGGCCGCCGGGCGCCGGGAGCGGGTCCGGGCGGTGCAGGCGGTCGCCGCGTGCAGCGACCCCGTCGTGTTCTTCACCGACGTGCCGGACGAGGTGCTGCGCGCCGACATGCTCGACGGCGTACGCCGCCTGCTGGCGGCGCCGTCGGCCCCGACCGCCGGGACCTCCGGCGTCGGGGCGGGTGAGCGTCGGCGGCGACCGGGGCGACCGCGGGCGCTGGGCCGGGAGCAGGTCGAGGCGGCCCGGCGGATGCACGCGGCGGGCACCCACTCGGTGGACGCCATCGCCGCCACCCTGGGCGTCTCACGGGCCACCGTCTACCGCCACCTGGACGAGCAATAA
- a CDS encoding ABC transporter permease: protein MTALTGTRRLARLVLRRDRIRLAIWVLGTPLLGYALAGSVVGIYPDEAARQGYATTSASSLVARAFNGPIAGTDVGAVAVAETYVTLALIVALLSTFAVTRHTRQNEETGRAELLGASVVGRYAPLTAALLVVVAANVAAAALLAVALAGAGLPLAGSVAAAGAVGGVGVAFTGVAAVTAQVSVTSRGANALAAAVVGLSFVLRAAGDVFGDTSVDGTRVESAWPSWLSPLGWGNQVRAFGGERWWVLALPFALLLAGVALAYALAERRDQGGGLVAPRRKPATGAAWLLSPAGLAWRMQRGTLLGWAVGIAVLGVSMGVAADEFNAMIEQNPAAAEAINAMGGGADLVDAYLAAMLGLFALTIGAYVVQALLRVRGDEADGVLEAALATAVSRTRWLGTQVLAAALGALALLLLAGLTTGLGYGLVTGDPLGEAIALGGAALLRLPALLVVAGVVTALFGLLPRRSVVLSWTALLVFLLLGQLGAVLELPQAALNVSPYTHVPSVPAVDPAMLPLVVLAGVAAALLAVGVAGFRHRDVPS, encoded by the coding sequence ATGACCGCCCTCACCGGCACCCGCCGGCTGGCCCGGCTCGTGCTGCGCCGCGACCGGATCCGCCTGGCGATCTGGGTGCTCGGCACGCCCCTGCTCGGCTATGCCCTCGCCGGCAGCGTCGTCGGCATCTACCCCGACGAGGCGGCCCGTCAGGGCTACGCCACCACGTCGGCGTCCAGCCTGGTCGCCCGGGCCTTCAACGGCCCCATCGCCGGCACCGACGTCGGCGCGGTGGCGGTCGCCGAGACGTACGTGACGCTGGCCCTGATCGTCGCGCTGCTGAGCACCTTCGCGGTGACCCGGCACACCCGGCAGAACGAGGAGACCGGCCGCGCCGAGCTGCTCGGCGCCTCCGTGGTCGGCCGGTACGCGCCGCTCACCGCAGCGCTGCTGGTCGTGGTCGCGGCGAACGTGGCGGCCGCGGCGCTGCTCGCCGTCGCACTGGCCGGCGCGGGCCTGCCACTGGCCGGCTCCGTCGCGGCAGCCGGCGCGGTCGGCGGCGTCGGGGTGGCCTTCACCGGCGTCGCCGCGGTCACCGCGCAGGTCTCCGTCACCTCCCGGGGCGCCAACGCGCTAGCCGCCGCCGTCGTCGGGCTCTCCTTCGTGCTGCGCGCCGCCGGCGACGTTTTCGGCGACACCAGCGTCGACGGCACCCGGGTGGAGAGCGCCTGGCCCTCCTGGCTCTCCCCGCTCGGCTGGGGCAACCAGGTGCGGGCCTTCGGCGGGGAACGCTGGTGGGTGCTCGCCCTGCCCTTCGCGCTGCTGCTCGCCGGGGTGGCGCTGGCGTACGCCCTCGCGGAGCGGCGGGACCAGGGCGGCGGGCTGGTCGCACCCCGGCGCAAGCCCGCGACCGGTGCGGCGTGGCTGCTCAGCCCGGCCGGACTGGCCTGGCGGATGCAGCGCGGCACGCTGCTCGGCTGGGCGGTCGGGATCGCCGTGCTCGGCGTCTCGATGGGCGTGGCCGCCGACGAGTTCAACGCCATGATCGAGCAGAATCCGGCCGCCGCCGAGGCGATCAACGCGATGGGCGGCGGAGCCGACCTGGTCGACGCGTACCTGGCCGCGATGCTCGGGCTCTTCGCCCTGACCATCGGGGCGTACGTGGTGCAGGCCCTGCTCCGGGTACGCGGCGACGAAGCCGACGGGGTGCTGGAGGCCGCCCTCGCCACCGCCGTGAGCCGGACCCGATGGCTCGGCACCCAGGTTCTCGCCGCCGCGCTCGGCGCGCTCGCCCTGCTGCTGCTCGCCGGCCTGACCACCGGGCTCGGCTACGGCCTGGTCACCGGCGACCCGCTCGGCGAGGCCATCGCGCTGGGCGGCGCCGCGCTGCTGCGGCTGCCGGCCCTGCTCGTGGTGGCCGGGGTGGTGACCGCGCTCTTCGGCCTGCTGCCCCGCCGGTCGGTGGTGCTCTCCTGGACGGCGCTGCTGGTCTTCCTGCTCCTCGGGCAGCTCGGCGCGGTGCTGGAGCTGCCGCAGGCCGCGCTCAACGTCTCGCCGTACACGCATGTGCCGTCCGTGCCCGCGGTCGACCCGGCGATGCTGCCGCTGGTGGTGCTCGCCGGGGTGGCGGCGGCGCTGCTCGCCGTCGGCGTCGCCGGATTCCGTCACCGCGACGTCCCGAGCTGA
- a CDS encoding ABC transporter ATP-binding protein → MESTPTGRDRGHRTVSADEKAQARQVSLRRIGRLFTAHRPALAAVTAIIVASSIIAMATPFLLRAVIDRALPQGDVTLLVWLVLGMVAVAAVTAALGVIQTWISTRVGQQIMHRLRTDVFGHLQRQSLGFFTRTRTGEVQSRITNDIGGMQSVVTSTATAVAANLTTVIATAVAMIALSWQLSLVSLVVLPPAIWLTRRVARMRREITAQRQRELADLNVTVEEGLSISGVQLAKTLGTGPALIDRFTASSARLVDLELRSELAGRWRMASMSIIFAAVPAVIYLAAGLPGTAGTLSIGTLVAFTALQGGLFRPLMGLLNVGVSLTASLALFARIFEYLDLPIDVADPAEPVRLDPARVRGHLRLEDVTFGYPGSDTAALAGITLDVPAGTSLALVGETGSGKSTLAGLVSRLHDPNAGQVTIDGVDLRDLRLADLAAVVGVVSQETYLLHTTVRENLRYARPDATDTEIEDAARAAQIHDLIASLPDGYDTVVGSRGHRFSGGEKQRLAIARTLLRDPRILVLDEATSALDTETERAVQRAFDVLAEGRTTITIAHRLSTVRDADQIAVLDHGRIVEAGTHDSLLHRNGRYATLAA, encoded by the coding sequence TTGGAATCCACCCCCACCGGCCGCGACCGCGGCCACCGCACCGTCAGCGCCGACGAGAAGGCGCAGGCCCGCCAGGTGTCCCTGCGCCGCATCGGCCGGCTGTTCACCGCCCACCGGCCCGCACTGGCCGCCGTGACCGCGATCATCGTGGCCTCCTCGATCATCGCGATGGCCACCCCGTTCCTGCTTCGCGCCGTCATCGACCGGGCCCTGCCGCAGGGCGACGTGACCCTGCTGGTCTGGCTTGTCCTCGGCATGGTCGCGGTGGCCGCGGTGACCGCCGCCCTCGGCGTCATCCAGACCTGGATCTCCACCCGAGTCGGGCAGCAGATCATGCACCGGCTGCGCACCGACGTCTTCGGTCACCTCCAGCGGCAGTCGCTGGGCTTCTTCACCCGGACCCGCACCGGCGAGGTGCAGTCCCGCATCACCAACGACATCGGCGGCATGCAGTCGGTGGTCACCTCCACCGCCACCGCGGTCGCGGCCAACCTCACCACCGTGATCGCCACCGCCGTCGCCATGATCGCGCTCTCCTGGCAGCTCTCCCTGGTCTCGCTCGTCGTGCTGCCACCGGCGATCTGGCTGACCCGCCGGGTCGCCCGCATGCGACGGGAGATCACCGCCCAGCGCCAGCGCGAGCTCGCCGACCTCAACGTCACAGTGGAGGAGGGGCTGTCGATCAGCGGCGTCCAACTGGCCAAGACCCTCGGCACCGGACCCGCCTTGATCGACCGGTTCACCGCCTCGTCGGCCCGCCTGGTCGACCTGGAGCTGCGTAGCGAACTGGCCGGTCGCTGGCGGATGGCCTCGATGAGCATCATCTTCGCCGCCGTACCGGCGGTCATCTACCTCGCCGCCGGCCTGCCCGGCACCGCCGGCACGCTGAGCATCGGCACCCTGGTCGCCTTCACCGCGTTGCAGGGTGGCCTGTTCCGGCCACTGATGGGCCTGCTCAACGTGGGCGTCTCACTGACCGCCTCGCTGGCGCTGTTCGCCCGCATCTTCGAATACCTGGACCTGCCGATCGACGTGGCCGACCCCGCCGAGCCGGTCCGACTCGACCCCGCCCGGGTCCGCGGGCACCTGCGCCTGGAGGACGTCACCTTCGGCTATCCGGGCAGCGACACCGCCGCCCTCGCGGGGATCACCCTGGACGTGCCCGCCGGCACCAGCCTCGCCCTGGTCGGCGAGACCGGCTCCGGCAAGAGCACCCTCGCCGGGCTGGTCAGCCGGCTGCACGACCCGAACGCCGGCCAGGTCACCATCGACGGGGTCGACCTGCGCGACCTGCGCCTGGCCGACCTGGCCGCCGTCGTCGGCGTGGTCAGCCAGGAGACGTACCTGCTGCACACCACCGTCCGGGAGAACCTGCGCTACGCCCGGCCGGACGCCACCGACACCGAGATCGAGGACGCCGCCCGCGCCGCCCAGATCCACGACCTGATCGCCAGCCTTCCCGACGGGTACGACACCGTGGTCGGCTCGCGCGGCCACCGGTTCTCCGGTGGCGAGAAGCAGCGGCTGGCCATCGCCCGCACGCTGCTGCGGGACCCGCGCATCCTGGTCCTGGACGAGGCCACCAGCGCGCTGGACACCGAGACCGAACGGGCCGTGCAGCGGGCGTTCGACGTCCTCGCCGAAGGCCGCACCACGATCACCATCGCGCACCGGCTCTCCACCGTGCGCGATGCCGACCAGATTGCGGTGCTCGACCACGGCCGGATCGTCGAGGCTGGCACCCACGACAGCCTGCTGCACCGCAACGGCCGCTACGCCACCCTGGCCGCCTGA
- a CDS encoding MarR family winged helix-turn-helix transcriptional regulator, protein MTERTADGDDESLAETFWAVAGRLRRQARESLAPWDVTPSQSRALGVLARHGELRPGAIAEHLRIAPRSATEVVDDLQARGLVERRPDPADRRATLVALTDEGNRVSSAIRAARRAEADRFFGHLDDADRDQLARILRTLLG, encoded by the coding sequence GTGACGGAGCGCACGGCGGACGGCGACGACGAGAGCCTGGCGGAGACGTTCTGGGCGGTGGCCGGGCGACTGCGCCGGCAGGCGCGGGAGTCGTTGGCGCCGTGGGACGTCACCCCCAGCCAGTCCCGGGCGCTCGGGGTGCTGGCGCGGCATGGTGAGCTGCGCCCCGGCGCCATCGCCGAGCACCTGCGCATCGCGCCCCGCTCCGCCACCGAGGTCGTCGACGACCTCCAGGCCCGGGGGCTCGTCGAACGGCGACCCGACCCGGCCGACCGGAGGGCGACCCTGGTCGCGCTGACCGACGAGGGCAACCGGGTCAGCTCCGCCATCCGGGCCGCCCGCCGGGCCGAGGCCGACCGCTTCTTCGGTCACCTGGACGACGCCGACCGCGACCAGCTCGCCCGCATCCTGCGCACCCTGCTCGGCTGA
- a CDS encoding ABC transporter ATP-binding protein, with protein MPVISIDNLVKTFGGIRALDGLDLRVEAGEVHGFLGPNGSGKSTTIRILLGLLRRDSGEARVLGADPWRDAVRLHRRLAYVPGDVNLWPNLSGGEAIDLLGELRGGLDRRRRDELLQRFDLDPTRGCRTYSKGNRQKVAIVAAFSSNVELYVLDEPTSGLDPLMEAVFQDEVRRIKQAGATVLLSSHVLAEVEALCDRVSIIREGRTVESGSLTELRHLTRTTVIVETARPVTGLDALPGVHDVHEVDGRTHLEVEPAHLDELLGQLVRFGVRALTSTPPTLEQLFLRHYGDEHVSADDPGPARAQRAGAR; from the coding sequence ATGCCCGTCATCTCGATCGACAACCTGGTCAAGACCTTCGGCGGCATCCGGGCACTCGACGGGCTCGACCTGCGGGTCGAGGCGGGGGAGGTGCACGGCTTCCTCGGGCCCAACGGTTCCGGGAAGTCCACCACCATCCGGATCCTGCTCGGGCTGCTCCGCCGCGACTCCGGCGAGGCGCGAGTGCTCGGCGCCGACCCCTGGCGTGACGCGGTGCGCCTGCACCGCCGGTTGGCGTACGTGCCGGGCGACGTCAACCTCTGGCCGAACCTCTCCGGCGGGGAGGCGATCGACCTGCTCGGTGAGCTGCGCGGCGGCCTCGACCGGCGTCGCCGCGACGAGCTGCTGCAACGCTTCGATCTGGACCCCACCCGCGGGTGCCGCACGTACTCCAAGGGCAACCGGCAGAAGGTCGCCATCGTCGCCGCCTTCTCCTCCAACGTGGAGCTGTACGTGCTCGACGAGCCGACTTCCGGCCTCGACCCCCTCATGGAGGCGGTGTTCCAGGACGAGGTGCGGCGAATCAAGCAGGCCGGCGCCACCGTGCTGCTCTCCAGCCACGTGCTCGCCGAGGTCGAGGCGCTCTGCGACCGGGTCAGCATCATCCGCGAAGGACGCACCGTCGAGTCCGGCAGCCTGACCGAGCTGCGCCACCTCACCCGCACGACGGTGATCGTCGAGACGGCCCGCCCGGTGACCGGCCTCGACGCGCTGCCCGGCGTGCACGACGTGCACGAGGTCGACGGGCGTACCCACCTGGAGGTCGAACCGGCGCACCTCGACGAACTGCTCGGCCAACTCGTCCGCTTCGGCGTCCGCGCGCTGACCAGCACCCCACCCACCCTGGAGCAGCTGTTCCTGCGCCACTACGGCGACGAGCACGTCTCCGCCGACGACCCCGGTCCGGCGCGAGCCCAGCGGGCCGGTGCCCGATGA